The Thermococcus sp. EP1 region AGCGTGGCATGTTCTTCCACCCTCGTCGGTAACGATAGCTGCAGCCCTCTTCATTGCTGGAACCATATCTGGGTTGGTCATTGTGGTAACGAGGATGTCTCCTTCCTTAACCTTGTCAATCTCATCAGCTTCAAATATGATGACAACCTTACCTGCACCGATACCTGGTGAAGCACCAAGACCTTTGAGAAGAACCTTCATTTCTTCAGTCATTTCAGCTTCCTCCGTTTTAACTTCCTCTTTTAATGTTGTAACAGGTCTTGACTGGACGATATAAAGCTTGCCATCATCCTTATCATAGGCCCACTCAATGTCTTGTGGCCATCCGTAGTGTTCCTCAATCTTGGCACCTATTTGAGCAACTTCAATTATTTGTTCATCTGTAAGTACTTGCTTCTCAACATACTCTGGGCCAAGGTATTCAGCAGTTGAAACTTTAACAGTTCCCTTACCTGTCTCAGGGTCCCTGACAATCATTATCTCCTTCTTAGCGATGAATTTCTCTTTAATCTTCCATGTGCCCTTCTCAACGATATACTCATCAGGGCTTACAGCACCACTAACCACTGCTTCACCAAGTCCCCATGCGGCATTTATCATTATCTCGCTTCTATCACTTGTGACAGGGTTTGCAGTGAACATAACACCACTTGTCTCGCTGTTAACCATCTTTTGAACAACGGCACTCAAGTAAACCTTTGAGTGGTCAAATCCTTGTTTTGCTCTATAGAAGGTAGCTCTTGCAGTCCAAAGTGAAGCCCAGCATTTTTTAACCTTCTCTTTAACGTCATCAACACCAACAACATCAAGATATGTTTCCTGTTGACCTGCAAAAGAGGCCTCTGGAAGATCTTCAGCCGTAGCTGAGCTTCTAACAGCAACATAGACCTCTTCCTTACCAAATCTTTGTGAAAGCTCTTTATAAGCCTGCTCTATTTCTTTAGCTATCTCTTCAGGCATCTCCATTGAGATTATTTTTTCCCTAATCTTGGCAGTGTTCTCTTGGAGTTGTTTGCTGTCGTCAACATTTGTTTTGCTTACAACATCCATAATCCACTCTTGAAGAGTTCTTCCATCTTCAACCTTGACATTTTCAACAAAATACTTGTATGCCTCAGCTGTAACACAGAATCCCGGTGGGACTGGTATTCCTGCACTTGTCATTTCTCCAAGGTTTGCACCCTTCCCACCTACAAGTGGGACGTCTTCTTTTCTCAGTTCCTCAAACCACTTTATGAATCTATATTCCATCTCGATCCCTCCTTTTAGAATAACCGTGGGTGATATAGAGAGAGCCTATTTAAAATTAACTGTCCAAAAATGGCTTTTGAGTCCATAAAATACTCTTCAAAACGACCAAAAGAAAGAGAATATCAAAAAGATTGGGAAGAGATTATCCCTTCAACTAAATTGATAGCATCCCTAATGCCATATATGTACTCTAAAGCCCGAAAGATATCCAATGTGCTCTGTAATGGTCTCGGTTCTTTATTAAGATCATAAGTGGTTTTGATGATCTCAAGCATCTGCTCCTTTTCATGCTCCATCCCTGCAATGTGATAAACAAAAAGAACATTTGCATAAGTGGCTCTTGAATAACCATAACCTTTTTCGCCTTTAAATCTACCATTGTCCTCCTGCTGCTCTCTAATCCACTCTGCTGCCTTTTTAATTGCTGGCAAAACTCTCTCGTCTCCACTAAGTTGGTAATATCTGGCTAAGCCAAATGCTGTAACTATTGTACCTCCCAAGCTCTTTTTCCAGCTCCCATCACTTCTTTGTTCATCCAAGATCTTTGTTATTATATTATCCAACACAGTCTTGTTGAATAATCCATACTCATAGAGAATAGGCAACATCTGGGCTTCGGCAAATAAATCTCCCTTCTTATCTTTCGATGTCGTCATGATGTAATCCTCTTGAATCCTCTTTCTCAGATAAGTCATGGTTTTTTCCTGTCCTTCAAAGGGTAATCCTTTAAGGGGCTCTATCGTGAACGTAGTGTAGAGAGTAAAATCGTTCGGCGGCACTCCTTCTGGGAACCCTCCGTTTTCAAGTTGTTTATACGCGAGCCATCTGAGTAACCATTCATACCTCTCTTTAAACCATTCATTTCCGGTTTCTTGATAAAGGTATGAATAAATCCTAGCTATCCTAGCATTAAGGAAGTAATCACCTTTATATCCATCATCAAAGTCGGCATAGTTATAACCTGTCCAAAAACGCTCTAAGAATTCCACAAACTTCTCATGTTCTCCAGAATATAATATTTTATCCTGAGTAGGGGGTAGCAAGGGAGGGTTTGGAACAAACTCGTAAAGCTCTGAGTTTCCATTGACAAAGAGCGTCTTAAAGTGTGTATCATAAGGTGCGTACTCCATAAGCCCATACTTTATGAGACCGTAGGCTCTTCTGTATTTATCCACATACACATAGCTCACATTGTATGCTTTCATTAGAGTGTAAACTCTATCTTTCTGAGTAGAACTAAACATCACCACATGATCCGCGTATGCCTTCTTTGCCTCCTGAGGGTCAGGGGCTTTCTCAAAAAACCCCTGATAAACTTTCTTCCACATCACTACGTCTTTTCTATGAGTGTTACCAATTAATAAATATCCTAGGTCCCACCATACTAAGAATACCGCATTTTCCGGTGTGTTCTCTTTTATCCACTCAAAGGCCTCTTTATCTTTCACTGTCGGGGGTGTTATGTAAGCATAAGCTGAATATGCACCTTGAAAAACGGGCCCAAGGAAGAGTAAAGCTATCACAAGAGATACAACTCTTTTGTTTAACAGTAGCTTTCTAAATACTCCTGCCCCCCACCCACTCATGTCTGCGGTTATTTTCTCCAAGGCCCATTGAATCCGTGGAAATACTTCATCAACCAAAAATTCCGCTGCCATTATTGATAGGGGTAACGAAGCATAGGGATCTCTAAACCTAAAGGCAATACTCCCAAAAATCATAAAAGACCAAGCCCATAAAGCTAGTCCTTGCCTGATTGGCCCCCCTTCAAAGTATCTTTTAGTGGCTAGAACTCCAAAGATTAGTTGGATAATACCAATCCACTTGAGGTATCCTAAAGCTGTAACCTCTTCCCTTGGCATTCTTGAGATGAGACCTCTTATAAACTCACCACTAACAGGAGCATAGTAAAGTAACACACCAATCAAAGCCAACCCTACTAAATAATGAAGATGTTTCTTAACCCAAGGAACGAAGTATATAAATGCCATTAGAATCCCTACACCAACAAAAAATACCCATCCCCTGTGTGTAACCATGTAAATAGGTAGTAAAACTATTAAGGATGCTATATACTTTGGTTCTCCAGTTTTAAAGAACCTCACTAAGAGCCACAATCCAATTACAAATAACAATATTCCCAGATTTTCTGGAATGTAGAGACTCGTCCTGTAAACAAAATTTGGAGCAAAACCTACTAAAAGAGTCGCTAGAAAAGCCTTTTTCTCGTCTTCTAAAATCTCCT contains the following coding sequences:
- the ppsA gene encoding phosphoenolpyruvate synthase; the encoded protein is MEYRFIKWFEELRKEDVPLVGGKGANLGEMTSAGIPVPPGFCVTAEAYKYFVENVKVEDGRTLQEWIMDVVSKTNVDDSKQLQENTAKIREKIISMEMPEEIAKEIEQAYKELSQRFGKEEVYVAVRSSATAEDLPEASFAGQQETYLDVVGVDDVKEKVKKCWASLWTARATFYRAKQGFDHSKVYLSAVVQKMVNSETSGVMFTANPVTSDRSEIMINAAWGLGEAVVSGAVSPDEYIVEKGTWKIKEKFIAKKEIMIVRDPETGKGTVKVSTAEYLGPEYVEKQVLTDEQIIEVAQIGAKIEEHYGWPQDIEWAYDKDDGKLYIVQSRPVTTLKEEVKTEEAEMTEEMKVLLKGLGASPGIGAGKVVIIFEADEIDKVKEGDILVTTMTNPDMVPAMKRAAAIVTDEGGRTCHAAIVSRELGIPAVVGTKEATKVLKDGMMITVDGTRGVVYEGIVKSLVKEKEEEKAAGQVVVAGAPLVTATEVKVNVSMPEVAERAAATGADGVGLLRAEHMILGIGAHPIKFINEGKEEELVEKLVEGIRTVVEAFYPRRVWYRTLDAPTNEFRELPGGEDEPEERNPMLGWRGIRRGLDQPELLKAEFKAIKRLVDEGYDNIGVMLPLVSHVEQVREAKRIAREVGLEPHKDVEFGVMVETPASALIIEDLCKEGIDFISFGTNDLTQYTLAIDRDNERVFKLYDETHPAVVKLIKHVIKVCKKYGVETSICGQAASDPKMAKILVRLGIDSLSANPDAVELIRKVVAREEQRMMLEAARKQIYKEEELEF
- a CDS encoding glycosyltransferase family 39 protein is translated as MKRSKFALLLITSFIVRLIPHRTLLLAVYDEYLHRDLTLRIVNNGIGVLSKDVGSLLGLKAYSYPPLFHVIGAFIYSIFKTDYVFFILPAIYGVLSLVAFYYLSKEILEDEKKAFLATLLVGFAPNFVYRTSLYIPENLGILLFVIGLWLLVRFFKTGEPKYIASLIVLLPIYMVTHRGWVFFVGVGILMAFIYFVPWVKKHLHYLVGLALIGVLLYYAPVSGEFIRGLISRMPREEVTALGYLKWIGIIQLIFGVLATKRYFEGGPIRQGLALWAWSFMIFGSIAFRFRDPYASLPLSIMAAEFLVDEVFPRIQWALEKITADMSGWGAGVFRKLLLNKRVVSLVIALLFLGPVFQGAYSAYAYITPPTVKDKEAFEWIKENTPENAVFLVWWDLGYLLIGNTHRKDVVMWKKVYQGFFEKAPDPQEAKKAYADHVVMFSSTQKDRVYTLMKAYNVSYVYVDKYRRAYGLIKYGLMEYAPYDTHFKTLFVNGNSELYEFVPNPPLLPPTQDKILYSGEHEKFVEFLERFWTGYNYADFDDGYKGDYFLNARIARIYSYLYQETGNEWFKERYEWLLRWLAYKQLENGGFPEGVPPNDFTLYTTFTIEPLKGLPFEGQEKTMTYLRKRIQEDYIMTTSKDKKGDLFAEAQMLPILYEYGLFNKTVLDNIITKILDEQRSDGSWKKSLGGTIVTAFGLARYYQLSGDERVLPAIKKAAEWIREQQEDNGRFKGEKGYGYSRATYANVLFVYHIAGMEHEKEQMLEIIKTTYDLNKEPRPLQSTLDIFRALEYIYGIRDAINLVEGIISSQSF